In Pectobacterium actinidiae, the DNA window CGTTGCGGGACTTAACCCAACATTTCACAACACGAGCTGACGACAGCCATGCAGCACCTGTCTCACAGTTCCCGAAGGCACTAAGGTATCTCTACCGAATTCTGTGGATGTCAAGAGTAGGTAAGGTTCTTCGCGTTGCATCGAATTAAACCACATGCTCCACCGCTTGTGCGGGCCCCCGTCAATTCATTTGAGTTTTAACCTTGCGGCCGTACTCCCCAGGCGGTCGATTTAACGCGTTAGCTCCGGAAGCCACGCCTCAAGGGCACAACCTCCAAATCGACATCGTTTACAGCGTGGACTACCAGGGTATCTAATCCTGTTTGCTCCCACGCTTTCGCACCTGAGCGTCAGTCTTTGTCCAGGGGGCCGCCTTCGCCACCGGTATTCCTCCAGATCTCTACGCATTTCACCGCTACACCTGGAATTCTACCCCCCTCTACAAGACTCTAGCCTGTCAGTTTTGAATGCAGTTCCCAGGTTAAGCCCGGGGATTTCACATCCAACTTAACAGACCGCCTGCGTGCGCTTTACGCCCAGTCATTCCGATTAACGCTTGCACCCTCCGTATTACCGCGGCTGCTGGCACGGAGTTAGCCGGTGCTTCTTCTGCGGGTAACGTCAATCGATGAGGTTATTAACCTCACCGCCTTCCTCCCCGCTGAAAGTGCTTTACAACCCGAAGGCCTTCTTCACACACGCGGCATGGCTGCATCAGGCTTGCGCCCATTGTGCAATATTCCCCACTGCTGCCTCCCGTAGGAGTCTGGACCGTGTCTCAGTTCCAGTGTGGCTGGTCATCCTCTCAGACCAGCTAGGGATCGTCGCCTAGGTGAGCCATTACCTCACCTACTAGCTAATCCCATCTGGGCACATCTGATGGCAAGAGGCCCGAAGGTCCCCCTCTTTGGTCCGAAGACATTATGCGGTATTAGCTACCGTTTCCAGTAGTTATCCCCCGCCATCAGGCAGTTTCCCAGACATTACTCACCCGTCCGCCGCTCGTCACCCAGAGAGCAAGCTCTCCTGTGCTACCGCTCGACTTGCATGTGTTAGCCTGCCGCCAGCGTTCAATCTGAGCCATGAATCAAACTCTTCAATTTAAGATTTGTTTGATTTGCTGAACTCGTCAGCGATGCTCAAAGATTTAAAACTGTTTATTCGTAATGAATTTACTGTTGTTCACTCTTCAAGACTTTTTATATCGTTAAGATACGGTCTTGTGAGTGCCCACACAGATTGTCTGATTATATTGTTAAAGAGCAGTGCGTTGTGGTCTTAACCACATCGCGAGGTGGCGTATACTACGCTTTTCACCTTCAGAGTCAACGCTTATTTTAACGCGCTTTCTCTTTCTTTATCGACCCGGTTGTGTGTTCACAGCGCCGTGTCGATGGAGGCGCATTATAGGGAGCCGATTCAGAAGCGCAAGCAAATCTCGTAAACTTTTTTCTGTTTGCGCATCTTTCATTCGTTCCGCTTATTAACCGTGCGTTTTTATCCATTTTGGCAGGTGTGCAAGGCTTTCCAGCACACCATCAGCCAGTGCTTCGCCTTGCGAAGTGACGGGTTTACCAGTACGAACCAGCAGTTTTTTTCCTACACCAGCACCTATTGCAGCCTGAATATCCTCTAATTTGTCTCCCACCATATAAGAAGCTGCCATATCAATGTTCAGTTCACGCTGTGCAGAAAGCAGCATGCCCGGCTCAGGTTTACGGCAATCACAACTCTGGCGATACTCACCTTCCCCAGCGTCAGGATGATGCGGACAAAAATAGATGCCATCCAGATCAACACCACGATCGGCCAACGACCAGTCCATCCACTCCGTAAGTTGCATAAACTGATCTTCTGTAAACTTACCGCGGGCGATGCCGGACTGATTCGTCACAACAACCAGCGCGAACCCCATGCTTTTCAACTCACGCATGGCATCAATGACGCCATCAATAAATTGAAAATGGTCAATGTCATGAACATAACCGTGATCGACATTGATCGTGCCGTCACGATCAAGAAAAACTGCTGGAACGCTTTGTGCCACTGACTTTGCTCCTGAATGCCTAAATTACGCGGTAGTATCGCATGTTTTCGCCGATAGGGAGAATGCAGAGCCATGACAATCCCGATTGACTTAGACGTCTAGACGCCCTAACATCCATTTCATATTCTGTTAATTCAGAAACTGATTTATCCAGCCATAGGCACTCACGATAAAAGCATATGATTGAACTTTCTAATATTACTAAGGTTTTCCAGCAAAACGGGCGGACAATTACCGCGCTTGCTGATGTCAGCCTTCATGTTCCCACCGGGCAAATTTATGGCGTTATCGGCGCATCGGGCGCAGGTAAAAGTACACTGATCCGCTGCGTCAATTTATTGGAACGTCCGACAGAAGGGAAAGTTCTGGTAGGTGGGCAAGAACTGACTCAACTGTCAGATAGCCAATTGACGCGTGCACGCCGTCAAATCGGCATGATTTTCCAACATTTCAACCTGCTCGCTTCGCGCACCGTTTTTGGCAATATTGCGCTACCGCTGGAATTAGATAACACGCCGAAAGCCGACATCACCAAACGAGTCAACGAGTTGTTGGAACTGGTTGGGCTTGCAGATAAGCACGACGTGTATCCCGCCAATTTATCCGGCGGACAAAAACAGCGTGTCGCTATTGCCCGTGCACTGGCTAGCAATCCTAAAGTTCTACTGTGTGACGAAGCAACCAGTGCATTAGATCCTGCAACAACTCGCTCAATTCTTGAGTTGCTGAAAGACATCAATCGTCGTCTGGGTTTAACCATTCTTCTTATTACACATGAAATGGACGTGGTGAAACGTATTTGCGATCAGGTTGCGGTGATCAGCGACGGACGACTTATCGAACAGGACACCGTAAGCGAAGTCTTTTCACATCCAAAAACACCGTTGGCGCAGAAATTCATTCAGTCAACGTTACACCTGGATATCCCAGACGATTACCTCGCTCGTCTGTCTCCTGACTATCGACCGGATACCACACCATTATTACGGATGGAATTTACGGGTAAATCGGTGGATGCTCCGCTGCTGTCCGAGGTTGCTCGACGCTTTAACATCAACAACAACATTATCAGTGCCCAGATGGATTACGCCGGGGGCGTCAAGTTCGGCATCATGCTGGCAGAAATGCACGGCAACGATGCGGATATCAAAGCCGCAATCCAATTCCTGCAGGAAAGTCACGTTACAATTGAGGTTCTGGGTTATGTCTGAAGCAATGATGTGGTTAATGGCTAAGGGAATATGGGAAACTGTTGCGATGACGTTTGTTTCTGGTTTCTTTGGCTTTGTGCTTGGCTTACCTGTAGGCGTTTTATTGTATACCACGCGTCCGGGGCAAATCATCGCCAATCCCAAGATCTATCGGACCATTTCTGCACTGGTCAATATTTTCCGTTCGATTCCGTTCATTATTTTGCTGGTGTGGATGATTCCTTTTACCCGCATCATTGTCGGAACCTCTATTGGTCTGCAAGCGGCGATCGTTCCTCTCACCGTCGGTGCGGCACCTTTTATTGCCCGAATGGTGGAAAACGCCCTGCTTGAAATTCCTACTGGCCTGATCGAAGCCTCCCGTGCGATGGGCGCGACGCCAATGCAAATCATCAGAAAGATATTACTGCCGGAAGCATTACCAGGACTTATTAATGCCGCAACCATCACGCTAATTACTCTCGTAGGCTATTCTGCTATGGGTGGAGCCGTGGGCGCAGGCGGCTTAGGTCAAATTGGTTATCAGTATGGTTATATTGGTTATAACGCGACGGTCATGAATACGGTATTAATATTGCTGGTTGTTTTGGTTTACCTGATTCAATTCTGCGGCGACAGGGCAGTAAAAGCTGTCACACACAAGTAATCTCACCACAATACGTATTTGCCTGAAGGCATCTGCCAAGAAAATAGTTAATTAGGGGTAAGGATATGGCGATTAAACTGAAATCTATTGCGACCATTGGCGCACTCATTGGTGCTTTGGCTCTCGCAGGATGTGGTCA includes these proteins:
- the gmhB gene encoding D-glycero-beta-D-manno-heptose 1,7-bisphosphate 7-phosphatase, whose translation is MAQSVPAVFLDRDGTINVDHGYVHDIDHFQFIDGVIDAMRELKSMGFALVVVTNQSGIARGKFTEDQFMQLTEWMDWSLADRGVDLDGIYFCPHHPDAGEGEYRQSCDCRKPEPGMLLSAQRELNIDMAASYMVGDKLEDIQAAIGAGVGKKLLVRTGKPVTSQGEALADGVLESLAHLPKWIKTHG
- the metN gene encoding methionine ABC transporter ATP-binding protein MetN, whose amino-acid sequence is MIELSNITKVFQQNGRTITALADVSLHVPTGQIYGVIGASGAGKSTLIRCVNLLERPTEGKVLVGGQELTQLSDSQLTRARRQIGMIFQHFNLLASRTVFGNIALPLELDNTPKADITKRVNELLELVGLADKHDVYPANLSGGQKQRVAIARALASNPKVLLCDEATSALDPATTRSILELLKDINRRLGLTILLITHEMDVVKRICDQVAVISDGRLIEQDTVSEVFSHPKTPLAQKFIQSTLHLDIPDDYLARLSPDYRPDTTPLLRMEFTGKSVDAPLLSEVARRFNINNNIISAQMDYAGGVKFGIMLAEMHGNDADIKAAIQFLQESHVTIEVLGYV
- a CDS encoding methionine ABC transporter permease MetI, producing MSEAMMWLMAKGIWETVAMTFVSGFFGFVLGLPVGVLLYTTRPGQIIANPKIYRTISALVNIFRSIPFIILLVWMIPFTRIIVGTSIGLQAAIVPLTVGAAPFIARMVENALLEIPTGLIEASRAMGATPMQIIRKILLPEALPGLINAATITLITLVGYSAMGGAVGAGGLGQIGYQYGYIGYNATVMNTVLILLVVLVYLIQFCGDRAVKAVTHK